The Microbacterium sp. zg-Y1090 sequence CGGGGGCGCCGGTGCCCGCGGTGATCGCCGTCTGGAACTTGTCGTACTCGTCGCCGCCCTGACCGACGTTGGTCCAGCACACCTGCACGTCGTCGCTCTGCTCGTTGAAGTTGTCGACGACCAGCTCCATGTTCGGGTACCAGGCCCACATGGTCACCACGGGCAGATCGGTCTTGGGGATGGTGTTGGTGCAGTTGGTGGCGTCGTTGCCTCCGGAGGCGGTGCCTCCCTGCTGCTCCGAGCACGACACGAGGGTGCCGGCCAGGACGATGGTCGCTGCCGCGGCCAAGACTTTCGTGGTCTTCACGGGGGTCTTCCTTTCGGTGCGGGACGGCTGTGTCGAATCGGCACCGCGGCGGGATTCCGCCGCACGATCCGCTGCTCATCATTGAGTCGTCGGGATGGGTGTACAACGTTGTATATCAACGTGTGGAAAGTAGCTTCCCAGCGCACTCCGGTGATGTCAACAGTCGGTTGGCCCGGCGCTAGAGTTGCGTGGCGGGCGGTGCGAGAACGGGGCAGGCGATGGGTTCGACGATGCACGACGTTGCCCGGCTCGCGGGGGTGTCGATCAAGACCGTCTCCAACGTCATCAACGATTATCCGCACGTGCGACCCGAGACCCGATCCCGCGTGCAGGCGGCGATCGACGAGCTCGACTATCACCCGAACCTGTCGGCGCGTGGACTGCGGTCGGGCAAGACCGGGGTCATCGGACTGGCGGTGCCGGCGCTGCGAGAGAACTACTTCGCCGAGCTCGCCGACGCCATCATCCGCGCGGCGGAGAAGCGCGGCCTGGGGGTCGTCGTGGAGCAGACCAGCGGCGACCGCGACACCGAGCTCGCCGCCGTTTCCGGTCGCCGCCAGCGGTTCATGGACGGGCTGTTGTTCAGCCCCGTCGCCCTCGGCCAGCAGGACGCGCACGTGCTCGACGCACCATTCCCGCTCGTGCTGCTGGGCGAGCGCATCTTCGGCGGTCCCACCGACCACGTCGCGATGCACAACGTCTCGGCAGCCGAGGCTGCGGTTGCGCATCTCATCGACACCGGGCGGCGCCGCATCGCCGTGGTGGGCGCGGCGGCCGAGGACGAGGACGGCGAGGCGAGTTCAGCGAGCCTGCGGCTGCGCGGCTACCGCCGGGCGCTCGAGGCGGCCGGCATCCCGTTCGACCGTCGGCTCGTGCGCCCGGCCGAGGGGTGGAACCGGCAGTCCGGAGCGGCGGCGCTGCACGGTCTCGTGGCCGACGGGGTGGCGTTCGACGCCGTGTTCGCGCTGAACGACACGCTCGGGCTGGGGGTGTTGCGGGCGCTCGGTGAGGAGCACATCGCCGTACCCGAGCACGTCGCCGTCATCGGATTCGACGACATCGACGAGGCGCGGTTCTCGGTGCCGTCGCTGTCGAGCGTCGAGACGGGCCGCGAGCAGATCGCCGAGATCGCGGTGCGGCTGCTCGTCGAGCGGATCGCCGAGAAGGACGACCGCCTGCCGCCCCGCACGATCAAGCCCGACTTCACGGTCGTTCGTCGCGAGTCGTCCTGACGCGGGTCGCGCGTCCCGTCGGTGTCCTTCCGCTGCAACCGCACCTGACCGCTGCGACCTCACCTCACGGCCGAGACCGCAGCTGACGGCCGAGACCGCAGCTGACGGTGAGACCTCATCTGAGGGCCGAGACCGTGGGTGAAATCCGCTGTCTCGGCCGCCGGCTGTCGTCTCACGGGCGGGGCGGGGCGGCGGCGGGCTCGGTGTCGGCAGCGACGTGCGCGGTGTCGGTGGCGGCGGCCGGCGCCGCATCGGCGTCCGCAGCCGGTGGGGCCGGCGTGCCCTCGGTGGCCTTCGCCGCGGCGACGGCGGCGTCGATGCGGGCCTGCACGCGCGCGGCAGACCGGGCCCGCAATGCGCGGATGGCGAAGAAACCGCCCACCAGCAGGGCGAGGAGCGCGAGCTGCGACCACGGGATGGTCCAGACGGTGAACTCCGCGGTGGTCGCGGCCAGCGCGGCATCCACCTCGTCTTCTCCGACGACCAGCGGGGTGGCCGTGACGGTGCCCCAGCTGAAGAACGTCGGCCACACCGGCACCTCCACCGTGGTGGACTGGGCCTGGCCGGGGAGGATCTCGCGGCTCTCGGTCGCAGCAGACGCGGCCAGGATGCCGAAGGGGCCGCTCACCGCGGTGTCGGTCTCGGCACCCAGCCGCACGTTGCCGTCGTTGGACAGCGCATAGGTCACCGTCACGGTGCCCGGAGCGAAGGGGTTCCAGGAGGGCGTGTAGGTGGCTGTCGTTCCGTCGGGAACGACGGATGCCACGATGTCGCCGCTGACCCGGAGGTGAGCGCGCACCCCCACCCGGGAGGCCAGCTGCACCGCGTCGGAGTCGGCGGGGACGAGTTCGGCCACGATACCGGCCGGGTGGTCGCCCGGGGTGGCGTTGGCGGGCACCTCGACGCGCACCGGGATCGTCACGGTGGTCTCGGCGGGGACCTCGAGCACGATGCCGCCACCGTCGCGCGCTGTCGCGCCGTCGACGCTTCCCACGGTGATCCAGGCGCCTCCGCCGGTCGCCGGCTCGTCGGCGGGAGCGAGGTCGAAATTGCCGTCGGCGCTGACGGTGCCGTCGCCTGGGTAGACGGCGTAGGTTGCCGGCTGCGGGCCGAAGTTGGTCAGCGCGACGAGGTCGTCCACGGCCGCCCCGCCGTCGATGGTGTGCCGCAGCGACACCCGGCCGTCGGGGCCTTCCGCGCCGGCGGGCTGCAGCGCCCACGTCGTGCCGGTCTCGCCGGTGGTGTCGTCTGCGGCCGCCGTGGCGACGGCGGCGGCGACCCCGGCCGTGCCAGTCGTCCCGGCGGATGTCACGGCGGTCGCCGCAGCCGCAGTGGGGGCGGCGACGAGGGCAGCGGCCACGGCGAGGGCGAGGGGCAGTCGGGAGGTCATGTGTCTCCTGAGGGTGGCGCGGCCGGCCGGTGTGTGTCGGCCGGCCGCGCCCGGGTCGGTCCTCGTCTCAGTCGACGGGGAACAGCGAGATGGTGAGTGTTCCGGTGTAGGTGCCGGGCTGGGTGTCCACGGGGACTTCCAGCACGAGTCCTGCGCCGAGTATGGCCGAACCGAACCGTCCTTCGGCAGTGGCCGAGGCCAGTTCACCGGGAGTGTCCAGGCCCGGGCCGCCGGCGAGCACGGTGGCGACGGGGTCGCCGGCGCTGAGCCCGGGGCGGGGGGTGAGCACGCGGGGTGTCCATCCGAAGTGGTCGGCGGTGACCGTTTGGCCGGCGGAGGTGAACGCGTCGGCGTGGCCGGAGACGGCCCAGCCTCCGACGCCTGCCTGCTGCGCGGTGCGGGAGTCGGTGACGGTCACCTCGGGCAGTTCGCCGGTGAACCGCAGGCGGTTTCCGGCGTTGTCCGGGCCGGCCAAGGCGATGCCGTCGCCGTAGTCGGCGACCGTCAGGGCCAGGGAGCCGTTCTCGCCTTCCGGGACGACAGCGGTGACGGGGATGCCATCACTGGTGTCCGCAGCGAACAGACGCGGCAGGAAATCGATCAGCGACTTCTGCCATACATCCCAGCTGTGCGGGCCAGGAATCAGGGGCGCGAACTCGTGCGCGATTCCCCGATCCTCCAGCGCGGCGATGAGGCCCAACGTCGGCTGGTAGGTGAAGTCCTGGATGTCGCCGCTGTAGATGCGCAGCAGCTTGGTCCCCGCGTTGATGGCTTCGACATCCGCGCTGGCGGGCGGCGCGCTGAACGCCGAGAACGCTCCGATATAGCCGAACTCGCCGGGGTGGGCGTAGAGCGTGCTCAACGCGTGCCCCGAACCCATCGAGAGACCTGCCAGTGCCCGCTGGTCGGGCTCGGCGCTGACGTTGTACTGCTCCTCGGCCGTCGGCGCGATGCGCTGGAGCATCTCGTTGGGGAAGTTCACCCCGTTGCCGTTGGCCATCACCACCACCATCGGCACGATCGTCCCGCGCAGGTAATGGTTGTCGAGGATCTGCGCGGCCCGACCGACCTCGATCCAGTCCGACCAGGTCTGCCCGCCGCCGTGCTGCAGATACAGCACGGGGTAGGCCTCCGCGCGCTCGGCGTCGAACCCCGGCGGGGTCCACACGTACGCGGAGCGGTCGGCTTCGCCGGCCGTGCTGCGGTAGGTCATCGTCGTGACGGCACCGCGATCCGCCTCGGGGACATCGCCGGTGTACTCGGCGCGCAGCCCCTCGCCGGCCACGTAGAACGTGCTCCAGTTCGGTTCGATCGTCACCTTCGTGGGGTTGCTGAGGTCCTTGTGGTCCACGCCGTCGACGACGAACTTGTAGTAGTACGAGCCGCCGTCGAGGGGCCCGACCGTCACCCGCCAGCGATCGCCCACCTTCGTCATCGGAAGGCGCGGCCAACTGCCGCCGGCGCCCCAGTTGCCCCAGACCGTCACGTTCTTCGCGTCGGCGAACTGGGTGCCGGTCTCGAAGGTGATGATGCCGTTGTCGTCGATCCAGGGGGTGGGGGTGGTGCCGGGTGCGGGCAGGGAGTGCGGTCCCTCGACGGGGAGGTGCCCGTTGCTCGGCCCGCCGTCGGTGGTGTCTTGGAACACGCGGGAGGCGAAGTCGCGCAGGTTCTCCTGCCAGCTCTCCCAGGTGCCGCCGCTGTCGGGGTTGGCGCCGTCCATCTCGTATTCGACGCCGGCCGCGCTCAACTTGTCCGCGAGGCTCACGGTCTGGTTGTACGCGCGGTCGGTGGTGTTGCCGACGTACAGGCGCACCAGGTCGGTGCCCGCGTTGATCTGCGCCGCCTTCGCGGCGCTGACCGATGCGGTCAGGCGCCCGGAGAACGACCCGACCTGGGA is a genomic window containing:
- a CDS encoding LacI family DNA-binding transcriptional regulator, translated to MHDVARLAGVSIKTVSNVINDYPHVRPETRSRVQAAIDELDYHPNLSARGLRSGKTGVIGLAVPALRENYFAELADAIIRAAEKRGLGVVVEQTSGDRDTELAAVSGRRQRFMDGLLFSPVALGQQDAHVLDAPFPLVLLGERIFGGPTDHVAMHNVSAAEAAVAHLIDTGRRRIAVVGAAAEDEDGEASSASLRLRGYRRALEAAGIPFDRRLVRPAEGWNRQSGAAALHGLVADGVAFDAVFALNDTLGLGVLRALGEEHIAVPEHVAVIGFDDIDEARFSVPSLSSVETGREQIAEIAVRLLVERIAEKDDRLPPRTIKPDFTVVRRESS
- a CDS encoding COG1470 family protein is translated as MTSRLPLALAVAAALVAAPTAAAATAVTSAGTTGTAGVAAAVATAAADDTTGETGTTWALQPAGAEGPDGRVSLRHTIDGGAAVDDLVALTNFGPQPATYAVYPGDGTVSADGNFDLAPADEPATGGGAWITVGSVDGATARDGGGIVLEVPAETTVTIPVRVEVPANATPGDHPAGIVAELVPADSDAVQLASRVGVRAHLRVSGDIVASVVPDGTTATYTPSWNPFAPGTVTVTYALSNDGNVRLGAETDTAVSGPFGILAASAATESREILPGQAQSTTVEVPVWPTFFSWGTVTATPLVVGEDEVDAALAATTAEFTVWTIPWSQLALLALLVGGFFAIRALRARSAARVQARIDAAVAAAKATEGTPAPPAADADAAPAAATDTAHVAADTEPAAAPPRP
- a CDS encoding alpha/beta hydrolase produces the protein MGLGGALVAQPAMAAPGEDPWLSMPADGVHRFTVPAAAADAAVGATPAAIAVEGNLAQNKQWAQLNSGLSGGSWTSTIGPLEPGLYYYQYTATLASGEKVGFRNPDSPQAVTSKPAWNTFFVPGDEVAWMADVPAGGQIETLTYDSTVAEEERSAYVWTPPGYDADRAEPYPVLYLLQDAGQSPAEWSELGRAAQILDNLAVEGDLEPMVVVMGDGDSSEARTEVLDNLLPAARDGFNVSSDPADQAIAGIGRGASQALTLMVTDPGEFSQVGSFSGRLTASVSAAKAAQINAGTDLVRLYVGNTTDRAYNQTVSLADKLSAAGVEYEMDGANPDSGGTWESWQENLRDFASRVFQDTTDGGPSNGHLPVEGPHSLPAPGTTPTPWIDDNGIITFETGTQFADAKNVTVWGNWGAGGSWPRLPMTKVGDRWRVTVGPLDGGSYYYKFVVDGVDHKDLSNPTKVTIEPNWSTFYVAGEGLRAEYTGDVPEADRGAVTTMTYRSTAGEADRSAYVWTPPGFDAERAEAYPVLYLQHGGGQTWSDWIEVGRAAQILDNHYLRGTIVPMVVVMANGNGVNFPNEMLQRIAPTAEEQYNVSAEPDQRALAGLSMGSGHALSTLYAHPGEFGYIGAFSAFSAPPASADVEAINAGTKLLRIYSGDIQDFTYQPTLGLIAALEDRGIAHEFAPLIPGPHSWDVWQKSLIDFLPRLFAADTSDGIPVTAVVPEGENGSLALTVADYGDGIALAGPDNAGNRLRFTGELPEVTVTDSRTAQQAGVGGWAVSGHADAFTSAGQTVTADHFGWTPRVLTPRPGLSAGDPVATVLAGGPGLDTPGELASATAEGRFGSAILGAGLVLEVPVDTQPGTYTGTLTISLFPVD